In Paenibacillus sp. BIC5C1, a genomic segment contains:
- the dnaI gene encoding primosomal protein DnaI produces the protein MGSFQEELKALIPPRFEERQQAAIQQINIHPEVKRLREAYPDRSGDLTSPRRYRDVSEHLAQCDACAKCPGLIGCQNVQKGHRSVEEPNPDKTDELVFRLRKCDLLKSHERQQGIGQRIKSHFIPEHILNATFDDIEPDAPRMAAIAGAVKFCSEFVPKETVQGLYLYGPMGVGKSRFAGAIAQELAKCEVDVLMVYVPDFIEEVKDAIGSKESVAKKLDALRTVPVLIMDDIGAESMSGWVRDEVIGPVLQRRMERLPTIYTSNLTIQELSKHFANAKGSQDEKKAARIIERIEPFVKLLPVGGRNRRRG, from the coding sequence ATGGGCAGCTTTCAGGAGGAACTCAAAGCGCTAATTCCCCCAAGGTTTGAAGAAAGGCAGCAGGCAGCTATTCAGCAGATTAATATCCATCCCGAAGTCAAACGGCTCAGAGAGGCTTATCCTGATCGCTCAGGAGACCTAACAAGCCCAAGACGGTACAGGGATGTGTCCGAACATTTGGCTCAATGTGATGCGTGCGCTAAGTGCCCCGGTCTAATAGGCTGTCAGAACGTCCAGAAGGGGCATAGGAGCGTCGAAGAGCCTAACCCTGATAAAACGGACGAGTTAGTGTTCCGACTCAGGAAATGCGATTTACTAAAGTCTCACGAGCGGCAGCAGGGTATAGGACAACGGATTAAAAGCCATTTCATCCCGGAACACATTTTGAACGCCACCTTTGATGACATTGAGCCTGATGCTCCCAGGATGGCAGCTATTGCGGGAGCGGTGAAGTTTTGTAGTGAATTTGTTCCCAAAGAAACGGTACAGGGATTGTATTTGTACGGCCCAATGGGAGTCGGTAAGAGCCGTTTTGCTGGAGCTATCGCACAGGAGTTAGCTAAATGTGAAGTGGATGTCCTTATGGTGTACGTTCCCGATTTCATCGAAGAGGTCAAAGATGCCATTGGCTCCAAAGAGAGCGTAGCAAAGAAACTGGATGCTCTCAGAACGGTACCAGTGCTTATCATGGATGATATTGGGGCAGAGTCGATGAGTGGTTGGGTAAGGGATGAAGTTATTGGTCCGGTTCTCCAGAGACGTATGGAGCGGTTGCCGACCATCTACACATCCAATCTAACGATACAAGAGTTGTCCAAACATTTTGCTAATGCCAAGGGATCTCAGGATGAGAAGAAGGCAGCTCGGATCATTGAGCGGATCGAACCATTTGTAAAGTTGCTGCCAGTAGGCGGAAGAAATAGACGGAGGGGATAG
- a CDS encoding replication protein codes for MASPQLGNGYIGIANEIWDEIISRKFTERQQKILKLVLRLSYGCQKKEAVIPLLKHFELCGVRIQDAKKEIVYLQQCKVIMWDGNQVYSLNKNYDEWRVSLVKEWDRDKFSELISLNLSKTKVTKSVTQKEDELPESYEKCNSEVTKSVTGELRKVEVEEASIPCGSKAEGTSKDMFKDSIKVGCCLTDSDSVFEPYKGNPDSVPNPEADSDSDREVSQTEYRNQVAARYLLRRGKGLEITLNDEVAVKQFIAERIPLQTVIDGIDQSFDNFKPKNKWDQIRNLSYCATVVYSLHAKREKSNTAEMQIATTVPDAPIETVSNVTADDLKELLANLRSKQGV; via the coding sequence GTGGCAAGTCCCCAGTTAGGTAACGGATATATCGGCATAGCTAATGAGATATGGGATGAGATCATCAGCAGAAAGTTCACCGAGCGACAGCAGAAGATTCTCAAACTCGTTCTAAGGCTATCTTATGGCTGCCAAAAGAAAGAGGCTGTTATACCCCTCCTAAAGCATTTTGAACTATGTGGAGTGCGTATACAGGACGCGAAGAAAGAAATTGTCTACCTGCAACAATGCAAAGTAATCATGTGGGACGGAAATCAAGTTTATTCGCTTAATAAAAACTATGATGAATGGCGAGTCAGTCTCGTGAAAGAGTGGGATAGAGACAAATTTTCCGAACTTATTTCACTTAATTTGAGCAAAACCAAAGTTACGAAAAGTGTAACACAAAAAGAAGATGAATTGCCTGAAAGTTACGAAAAGTGTAACTCCGAAGTTACGAAAAGTGTAACTGGCGAGTTACGAAAAGTGGAAGTCGAAGAGGCTTCAATCCCTTGCGGGAGTAAGGCTGAAGGCACCTCTAAAGACATGTTTAAAGACAGTATTAAAGTTGGTTGTTGTTTAACTGATTCCGATTCGGTATTTGAACCGTACAAGGGAAACCCGGATTCTGTTCCTAATCCCGAAGCAGATTCTGACTCTGATCGGGAGGTTTCCCAAACCGAATATCGTAATCAAGTGGCAGCTCGTTATCTCCTGAGAAGAGGTAAGGGACTGGAGATAACCTTAAACGATGAAGTTGCGGTTAAACAGTTCATAGCTGAGAGGATTCCGCTCCAAACAGTTATCGATGGTATTGACCAATCGTTTGACAATTTTAAACCCAAGAACAAATGGGATCAGATACGAAACCTGAGTTACTGTGCAACGGTTGTATATTCGTTGCATGCCAAACGCGAAAAATCAAACACAGCCGAAATGCAAATAGCGACTACCGTACCAGATGCGCCGATTGAAACGGTATCAAACGTGACCGCAGATGATTTAAAAGAGTTGCTTGCTAATCTAAGGTCAAAGCAAGGAGTGTGA
- a CDS encoding ORF6C domain-containing protein gives MTLMNPNQPDFLSVVERQMQLTEAQGMAIRGLVDGIRQMQEDVVEKVGEVQMMVQEVRDSVTLTDAECYQLQSLVRKKSNSLTKDRYKESDEKFKDLVGRYRRMIWSKLKERFEVAKYSHVRRIDFDDAVDFIKGFRPEDYI, from the coding sequence ATGACATTGATGAATCCTAATCAGCCTGACTTCTTATCGGTTGTAGAAAGACAGATGCAGTTAACTGAAGCACAAGGTATGGCTATTCGCGGTTTGGTGGATGGCATCAGACAGATGCAAGAGGATGTGGTCGAAAAGGTTGGAGAGGTCCAGATGATGGTTCAGGAGGTCCGGGACAGCGTAACGCTGACGGATGCGGAGTGCTACCAACTCCAGTCTCTTGTTCGCAAGAAGTCGAATTCATTAACGAAGGACCGATACAAGGAGTCAGATGAGAAATTCAAAGACTTGGTCGGTCGATACCGCCGGATGATCTGGAGTAAGTTGAAAGAACGATTTGAAGTAGCAAAATACAGCCATGTACGGCGTATCGACTTTGATGATGCAGTTGATTTCATTAAGGGATTTCGTCCGGAAGACTACATCTGA
- a CDS encoding ParB N-terminal domain-containing protein, giving the protein MLIDINQIKVSDRIRKDFGGIEELAQDIDHNGLINPIVVTPDYQLIAGERRLRAHQYLGRKEVVVRVMEISDFEHQLRLEISENEHRKEFTFSERVEWAKRLEEIERIKAKERMAAGKENVPEQPAGQVRDIVADQAGFGSGRNYDKAKYIMENATPEIIQQLDEGIISTHKAYVETKERLEAALREAETRANQAEQEKEELQRRYKGAIPADQVDEAVAAAVERRDEETEVVLQQKAQESAKKIEERDQYWKGKLQDDVEAERLKIEELKAGYQRTKEELETMKLQQPDDFDDQQAAAQMKKLRFEADSNTIQISIHVKQFLQKVGITSFMLGAVSGASTSEKKRLSEGLDMLQSFIDQMRPAINSRKVVNPNDIDES; this is encoded by the coding sequence TTGCTCATAGACATTAACCAAATTAAAGTCAGCGATCGAATTCGGAAAGACTTCGGCGGCATCGAAGAACTGGCGCAAGACATTGATCATAACGGACTTATCAATCCTATAGTAGTAACACCAGATTATCAGTTAATTGCAGGAGAGCGTCGCTTGCGTGCTCATCAGTACCTAGGACGTAAAGAGGTTGTAGTCCGAGTAATGGAAATCAGCGATTTTGAACATCAACTCCGACTGGAAATTTCAGAAAACGAGCATCGAAAAGAATTTACCTTCTCAGAGCGAGTCGAGTGGGCTAAACGGTTGGAGGAAATCGAACGGATCAAGGCAAAGGAACGAATGGCCGCAGGCAAGGAAAATGTTCCTGAGCAGCCTGCCGGACAGGTTCGTGACATAGTTGCTGATCAAGCAGGGTTTGGATCAGGCAGAAATTACGATAAAGCGAAGTACATCATGGAAAACGCGACACCAGAAATCATCCAGCAACTTGATGAAGGGATCATATCTACACACAAAGCGTATGTGGAGACAAAAGAACGACTTGAAGCTGCTTTGCGAGAGGCTGAGACTCGGGCTAATCAAGCCGAGCAGGAGAAGGAAGAACTTCAGCGGCGGTACAAGGGCGCGATTCCAGCCGATCAGGTGGACGAAGCAGTAGCAGCGGCGGTAGAGCGACGAGATGAAGAAACAGAAGTTGTTCTCCAACAGAAAGCTCAGGAATCTGCTAAGAAGATTGAAGAGCGTGACCAATACTGGAAGGGCAAGCTTCAGGACGATGTGGAAGCTGAGCGTCTGAAGATAGAAGAGCTGAAAGCGGGTTATCAGCGGACGAAAGAAGAGTTGGAGACAATGAAGCTCCAGCAGCCTGATGACTTTGATGACCAACAAGCGGCAGCTCAGATGAAAAAACTTCGCTTTGAAGCTGACAGTAACACTATTCAAATCAGCATTCATGTTAAGCAGTTCCTTCAAAAGGTTGGTATAACATCATTCATGCTTGGGGCAGTCTCGGGTGCAAGCACCAGTGAGAAAAAGCGGTTGTCAGAAGGTCTTGATATGCTTCAATCCTTCATTGACCAGATGCGTCCAGCAATTAATTCAAGAAAGGTGGTAAATCCAAATGACATTGATGAATCCTAA
- a CDS encoding helix-turn-helix domain-containing protein, with protein sequence MDNPLVALEDAIRSMISEHVTIAENRLRAEFAGVSDKTLDVAETAAHIGISEKLIYRMCQEGSIPHERYGTSGSRRPVIKFRLSDLEAWRAAQRAASYKKES encoded by the coding sequence ATGGATAATCCTTTAGTTGCTCTTGAGGATGCAATTCGTTCAATGATATCCGAGCATGTAACTATTGCAGAAAATCGACTCAGAGCAGAGTTTGCTGGAGTGAGTGATAAAACTCTGGACGTAGCAGAGACGGCAGCACACATAGGGATCTCTGAAAAACTGATATACCGTATGTGTCAAGAAGGAAGCATTCCACATGAACGTTATGGGACATCAGGTTCCAGAAGGCCTGTAATCAAGTTCCGTCTCTCTGATTTGGAGGCATGGAGAGCTGCACAGCGGGCTGCTAGTTACAAAAAAGAAAGCTGA
- a CDS encoding helix-turn-helix transcriptional regulator, whose product MGQTIEVNIQRLIEAKGWTIYRLSKESGVTVSALYNIGKKKQGPYAETLLKLSSALDCTVDELVKNRV is encoded by the coding sequence ATGGGTCAAACAATCGAAGTAAACATACAGAGGTTAATCGAAGCGAAGGGATGGACTATTTACCGTCTTTCGAAAGAAAGTGGCGTAACAGTATCGGCACTTTACAACATTGGGAAGAAAAAACAAGGTCCATATGCAGAAACTTTGCTTAAGCTTTCCAGTGCTCTTGATTGCACAGTTGATGAACTGGTGAAAAACCGTGTCTGA
- a CDS encoding helix-turn-helix transcriptional regulator: protein MDLADKILELMSEQGITKYRLSKETGVSYTGLTKILSKQTKHPQVDSLQSIANFFNKPLDYFSEQENEHQAPEWATAKDLSDIKKILEEDQPVLFDGVPITDENRQRAMDILTGLLWEAKELNKKTYGRKKKAAPKDEE, encoded by the coding sequence GTGGATTTAGCAGATAAAATCTTAGAATTGATGAGTGAACAAGGAATTACTAAATACCGACTCTCTAAAGAAACTGGTGTCTCCTACACAGGTCTTACTAAAATCCTTTCCAAACAAACCAAACACCCACAAGTTGACTCACTTCAATCGATTGCAAATTTTTTCAATAAGCCACTTGATTACTTTTCAGAACAAGAAAACGAACACCAAGCTCCTGAATGGGCCACCGCCAAAGATCTTTCTGACATTAAAAAGATTCTCGAAGAGGATCAGCCCGTCTTGTTTGATGGGGTGCCAATTACAGATGAAAACCGTCAAAGAGCAATGGACATTCTAACCGGGCTACTTTGGGAAGCGAAAGAGCTAAATAAGAAAACTTATGGACGCAAGAAAAAGGCAGCCCCTAAAGACGAAGAGTAG
- a CDS encoding ImmA/IrrE family metallo-endopeptidase, producing MTGLDDIIRKLVRRFKTNDPFVIAKGLNIIIQHAEFGPGTRGLYYRRLRRRFIVIHNGLPEEWQRVVCAHELGHDRLHSGLSQFWIDEHTFFNTGKFERQANIFAVKLLTQLTEREPGETEETYLLRCGIPKQLHNLEM from the coding sequence GTGACCGGTTTGGATGACATCATTCGCAAGCTCGTTCGCAGATTCAAGACCAACGATCCTTTTGTAATAGCTAAAGGACTTAACATAATAATCCAACATGCGGAATTCGGACCCGGCACGAGAGGTTTGTACTACAGACGGTTACGAAGGCGGTTCATAGTTATACATAACGGCTTGCCTGAAGAATGGCAGCGTGTAGTGTGTGCTCATGAACTTGGACACGATCGACTTCATTCGGGCTTAAGTCAATTCTGGATTGATGAGCATACTTTCTTCAATACAGGCAAATTCGAACGACAGGCAAATATTTTTGCTGTAAAACTGTTAACCCAACTCACTGAGCGCGAGCCAGGAGAAACAGAAGAAACATACCTCTTGAGATGCGGCATACCGAAACAGCTTCATAACTTAGAAATGTAA
- a CDS encoding site-specific integrase has translation MAKGSIEKRGKNTWRLTVDLGINGDGSRNRPRKSIMIEDEVLLRTKKRLNDHLNNELAKFKIEVEAGAYIAPEKTKFIDFIEEWREKYASNPNNLSLTTLTVYENVIESRLIPAFKNDRIDQLTTLKLVSFFHDLEKPGTRKPSSSKKPLSEKQKAKQLEPLDASTLAHIHRVLKNIFSRAVEWKIIKENPMDGVKKPTAKNAKEKLIEQRENPQYFDEMEAQEVVDALYKETRKWRLLILGSMLGGFRRGELNGLEWPEVLFDNNTIRIENNIPLTLKGKAVEKGPKSLASFRDVDMPDWYMNELKIYKQEWLKEKEFLEDKWLGADRQYVFHNGTGTPYYYQHPSKWWKRFCDRHSLRYIKFHGLRHSAGTLLLEDEDEANYDSILIAIQRRLGHARLSTTSDTYVHVTKKVKTRVAGKLNKFDPSGLRK, from the coding sequence GTGGCAAAAGGAAGCATAGAAAAAAGAGGGAAAAACACATGGCGTCTTACGGTTGACTTAGGTATAAACGGGGACGGCAGTCGGAATCGTCCTCGTAAATCAATTATGATTGAGGATGAAGTCTTGTTAAGAACAAAGAAACGGTTGAATGATCACCTTAATAATGAGCTGGCTAAATTTAAAATTGAAGTAGAAGCAGGAGCATATATCGCACCAGAAAAAACAAAATTCATTGACTTCATTGAAGAATGGCGAGAAAAGTATGCTAGTAACCCCAACAACCTTTCTCTAACTACATTAACTGTATACGAGAATGTCATTGAATCTCGATTAATACCTGCATTTAAGAATGATCGTATAGATCAACTTACCACTTTAAAACTTGTGTCTTTTTTTCACGATCTAGAAAAACCGGGAACAAGGAAGCCTTCCAGTAGCAAGAAACCCCTAAGTGAAAAACAAAAGGCAAAACAACTTGAACCACTTGATGCCAGTACACTAGCACACATCCATCGCGTACTAAAGAATATATTTTCCCGAGCAGTCGAGTGGAAAATAATAAAAGAAAACCCGATGGACGGAGTAAAAAAACCAACCGCAAAAAACGCAAAAGAGAAACTAATTGAGCAACGGGAAAATCCCCAATATTTCGATGAAATGGAGGCCCAAGAAGTTGTTGATGCCTTGTATAAAGAAACAAGAAAATGGCGGCTTTTAATATTAGGATCAATGTTAGGAGGATTCAGACGTGGTGAACTTAACGGATTAGAATGGCCAGAAGTTCTATTTGACAATAACACGATAAGAATTGAAAACAACATACCTCTCACCTTGAAGGGGAAAGCTGTCGAAAAAGGACCGAAGTCTTTAGCTTCATTTAGAGATGTAGACATGCCAGATTGGTATATGAATGAGTTGAAAATTTATAAACAGGAGTGGCTAAAAGAAAAAGAGTTTTTAGAAGACAAGTGGCTTGGTGCTGATCGGCAATATGTTTTCCATAATGGCACAGGAACCCCCTACTATTACCAACATCCTTCAAAATGGTGGAAACGATTTTGTGATAGGCATAGTCTGCGGTACATTAAATTCCATGGCTTACGACACAGTGCCGGAACCTTACTACTTGAAGACGAGGATGAAGCTAATTATGATTCGATACTTATCGCTATTCAGAGGCGCTTAGGTCATGCCAGACTTTCCACAACATCAGACACGTATGTGCACGTCACTAAAAAGGTAAAGACTCGAGTAGCAGGAAAGTTAAATAAATTCGATCCTTCAGGTTTACGCAAATGA
- a CDS encoding GNAT family N-acetyltransferase produces MAAEISYVTTEEQLQKALDIRNNVFVIEQQVPADIEIDQYDIISPDVHHVLLSKDGQAVATGRLIYYTKDTAKMQRIAVLKSHRAFGYGRVLLLAMEERARELGLAYSVLDAQCQAQKFYEKLGYEVISEEPFYDADILHVRMQKSL; encoded by the coding sequence TTGGCAGCTGAGATTAGTTATGTAACGACTGAAGAACAACTCCAGAAAGCACTGGATATTCGCAATAACGTTTTTGTAATCGAGCAGCAAGTGCCTGCTGACATTGAGATTGATCAATATGATATCATCAGTCCGGATGTGCATCACGTGTTGTTGAGTAAAGATGGACAGGCAGTAGCCACGGGGCGTCTGATCTATTACACCAAGGATACCGCCAAAATGCAGCGCATCGCTGTACTCAAATCGCATCGTGCGTTCGGTTATGGACGTGTGCTGCTGTTAGCCATGGAAGAACGGGCACGTGAATTGGGATTGGCCTATTCTGTTTTGGACGCACAATGCCAGGCGCAGAAGTTCTATGAGAAGCTCGGATATGAAGTGATCTCGGAAGAGCCTTTTTATGATGCAGACATTCTGCATGTTCGTATGCAAAAGAGCCTGTAA
- a CDS encoding DUF3892 domain-containing protein, whose translation MDQTTRESFTAVQKNGDGDLTAFQTSSGRVLDYQQALAEVKAGAIAGVNVFKGKDGEMYIRGDADGDPTNNLDQLPIF comes from the coding sequence ATGGATCAAACGACACGCGAAAGCTTCACAGCAGTACAAAAAAATGGAGACGGCGATCTGACGGCGTTCCAAACTTCATCCGGGCGTGTGCTGGATTACCAACAGGCACTGGCTGAAGTAAAAGCGGGAGCAATTGCAGGTGTGAACGTCTTTAAAGGCAAAGACGGCGAAATGTACATTCGCGGTGACGCAGACGGCGACCCAACCAATAACCTGGATCAACTTCCTATCTTCTAA
- a CDS encoding DUF3889 domain-containing protein, which translates to MRMLIVALMTVILSLSGLSTSSATAIPDYAKWGIIAVKETQTKYNVDILDYKHIGRTSLTADQSREQFKLWVRNKDGKQFAVFVNVDFNPSTQQLKKVQFMESDRR; encoded by the coding sequence ATGAGAATGCTCATCGTAGCCCTGATGACGGTGATACTAAGTTTAAGTGGATTATCAACCAGTTCAGCAACTGCGATTCCGGATTATGCGAAATGGGGAATTATTGCAGTGAAAGAAACACAAACCAAGTACAACGTGGATATTTTGGATTACAAACACATCGGCCGCACCTCACTAACAGCAGACCAATCTCGTGAACAGTTCAAGTTATGGGTTCGTAACAAAGACGGTAAACAATTTGCTGTATTTGTAAATGTTGATTTTAACCCGTCTACCCAGCAGTTGAAAAAGGTACAATTCATGGAATCGGATCGACGTTGA
- a CDS encoding manganese catalase family protein, with amino-acid sequence MFKRMDEIAIEIPNVERPDPNAAAAIQELLGGKFGEMSTLNNYLYQSFNFRSKEKLKPFYDLVMSITAEELGHVELVSHGINKCLRGSTEYKEPDDTPLGSVKDARLSYHFLAGAQGAMPFDSMGNPWTGANVFNSGNLVEDLLHNFFLECGARTHKMKVYEMTDHPAARAVVGYLLVRGGVHVVAYAKALEIATGVNVTKLVPIPSLSNKSFNEAWKYEEKGLHTKLYTYSDKDFTAISQIWKGTHPEDGQALEVIQGVPEGYPIPEAPAVEEEFAPGISQEDFQEIARRLKMAGNIAE; translated from the coding sequence ATGTTCAAACGTATGGATGAAATCGCAATTGAAATCCCCAATGTCGAGAGACCGGACCCGAATGCAGCGGCAGCAATACAAGAATTGCTGGGTGGTAAATTCGGAGAGATGTCAACGTTGAACAACTACCTCTATCAATCCTTTAATTTTCGTTCCAAAGAAAAATTGAAACCCTTCTACGATCTGGTGATGAGTATCACCGCCGAAGAATTGGGTCATGTGGAGCTTGTGTCTCACGGCATTAACAAATGCCTCAGAGGTTCCACCGAATACAAAGAGCCTGACGATACACCGCTTGGTTCCGTGAAGGATGCACGTCTGTCCTATCATTTCCTGGCTGGCGCACAGGGAGCAATGCCTTTCGACTCCATGGGCAATCCCTGGACAGGAGCCAACGTCTTCAACAGTGGGAATTTGGTCGAAGATTTGCTGCATAACTTTTTCCTTGAATGCGGAGCACGTACACATAAAATGAAAGTTTACGAAATGACCGATCACCCCGCAGCTCGGGCAGTTGTTGGCTATTTGTTGGTACGCGGTGGCGTACATGTGGTCGCTTATGCTAAGGCGCTTGAAATCGCAACCGGAGTGAATGTAACCAAATTGGTGCCGATTCCATCCCTGAGCAACAAATCCTTTAACGAAGCGTGGAAATACGAAGAAAAAGGCCTACACACCAAGCTGTATACTTATAGTGATAAAGACTTTACTGCGATCAGTCAGATCTGGAAAGGGACACACCCCGAAGATGGACAAGCGCTGGAAGTCATTCAAGGCGTACCTGAAGGGTACCCGATCCCGGAAGCTCCTGCGGT